A part of Desulfotomaculum nigrificans DSM 574 genomic DNA contains:
- a CDS encoding sulfurtransferase TusA family protein: MAEYQVNARGLQCPGPIVQLFGTYKKCNSGDTIVIEVTEQGFKKDVYAWAKKTNCEILSMEEQDGVIKAVIKKN, translated from the coding sequence ATGGCTGAATATCAGGTTAACGCCCGCGGATTACAGTGCCCCGGCCCCATTGTGCAATTGTTTGGTACTTATAAGAAGTGTAACAGCGGCGACACCATTGTTATTGAGGTAACTGAGCAAGGCTTTAAGAAAGATGTCTACGCCTGGGCCAAGAAAACCAATTGCGAAATTCTTTCTATGGAAGAACAAGACGGTGTAATCAAGGCGGTCATCAAGAAAAACTAG
- a CDS encoding FAD-dependent oxidoreductase: protein MQSPTLLVIGGVAAGTKAAAKAKRENPHWQVTVLTRDQHISYAGCGLPYYLSGVISEERELLVRFPEDFKLDYDIDVLTRHEVTEIMPDLKKVLATDLLTGEAKEFHYDKLIIATGADPVLPPIPNIQLENIYTLRKVTDGNVIRQLIDQSQVKEAVIIGGGLIGLEVAENLVHRGINTTIVEMAGQVLPPFDPEIALKVQTHLQEKGVAVKTGVKVTGFIDNGAGQVKAVETSDGTIPADLVVVSAGIRPNVAVAQRAGILLGPTRAIQVNQYMQTNQPDIYAVGDCAEVTHQVTGKPAWMPMGSVANKAGRVAGANAVGENNLSFPGALGTAIVKVFDVAAGKTGLTEREARAQGYDVETVLVPTPDKAHYYPGNRQLVVKLVAEKSSHRLLGGQVVGEGAADKVVDVLATAIGLKAKVDDLSSMDLAYAPPFSSAMGPTILAANVMLNKLRGKFQGVSPLHLAERQTAGAVVIDVRLPEEHMIYAIPGSKNIPFRELTKQLADMDRHQEIILVCKVGVRAYVASLKLKQMGFTNVSILDGGISAYPFELA, encoded by the coding sequence ATGCAAAGCCCCACCTTGTTGGTAATTGGCGGCGTGGCAGCAGGAACCAAAGCTGCCGCTAAAGCCAAAAGGGAAAATCCCCATTGGCAGGTTACCGTATTAACCAGGGATCAGCACATTTCCTATGCGGGGTGTGGTCTGCCCTATTACTTAAGCGGTGTGATTAGTGAAGAAAGGGAACTTTTAGTTCGTTTCCCCGAAGATTTTAAACTGGATTATGACATTGATGTCCTAACTCGTCATGAAGTAACGGAAATAATGCCGGATTTAAAAAAGGTTCTGGCCACCGACTTGTTAACCGGCGAAGCCAAAGAATTTCATTATGACAAGTTAATCATTGCCACCGGGGCCGACCCGGTGTTACCTCCTATCCCCAACATTCAATTAGAAAATATTTATACCCTGCGCAAAGTAACCGACGGCAACGTCATTCGCCAACTAATTGACCAGTCCCAAGTTAAAGAGGCGGTAATCATCGGCGGCGGCTTGATCGGCCTGGAAGTGGCGGAAAACCTGGTACACCGGGGTATTAATACAACTATTGTGGAAATGGCCGGCCAAGTGCTGCCCCCCTTTGATCCTGAAATTGCCCTTAAGGTACAGACCCACCTGCAGGAAAAAGGAGTTGCCGTTAAAACCGGGGTTAAGGTAACCGGCTTTATTGATAACGGCGCCGGCCAGGTCAAGGCTGTGGAAACCTCTGACGGGACTATCCCCGCAGATTTGGTGGTGGTTTCCGCCGGTATCCGCCCCAATGTGGCAGTGGCCCAAAGGGCCGGCATACTGCTGGGACCAACCAGAGCCATTCAAGTAAACCAGTACATGCAAACTAACCAGCCGGACATTTATGCCGTGGGAGACTGTGCTGAGGTCACCCACCAGGTAACCGGCAAGCCTGCCTGGATGCCCATGGGGTCCGTGGCCAACAAGGCCGGTCGGGTGGCCGGGGCCAATGCCGTGGGAGAAAACAATTTATCCTTCCCCGGTGCTTTGGGTACGGCCATTGTTAAGGTCTTTGACGTGGCTGCCGGTAAAACCGGCCTCACCGAAAGGGAGGCCCGGGCCCAGGGATATGATGTGGAAACCGTGCTGGTACCAACTCCGGATAAAGCCCATTACTACCCGGGCAATCGCCAGCTGGTGGTTAAATTGGTGGCAGAAAAATCTTCCCACCGGTTATTAGGCGGTCAGGTGGTTGGTGAAGGCGCCGCCGATAAGGTGGTTGATGTACTGGCCACAGCCATTGGTTTAAAGGCCAAGGTGGATGATTTAAGCAGTATGGATTTAGCCTATGCGCCTCCCTTCTCTTCTGCTATGGGTCCCACCATCCTGGCAGCCAATGTGATGTTGAACAAGTTGCGAGGCAAATTCCAGGGGGTGTCGCCCCTGCATTTGGCCGAGCGACAAACCGCCGGGGCTGTAGTTATAGATGTACGGTTGCCCGAGGAACATATGATTTATGCCATTCCTGGCTCGAAAAACATTCCTTTCCGGGAACTGACTAAACAGCTGGCGGATATGGACAGACATCAAGAGATCATTTTGGTGTGTAAAGTTGGTGTGCGGGCCTATGTGGCCAGCCTGAAGCTAAAGCAAATGGGCTTCACCAATGTTTCCATATTAGATGGTGGTATTTCCGCCTATCCCTTTGAACTGGCATAG
- a CDS encoding ArsR/SmtB family transcription factor has translation MTNVSKFNEHAELLKALAHPTRLCIVDGLMGGECNVTHMQACLEIPQSTVSQHLAILRSKGIIEGRRQGTEVVYTVVNEKAKKIVSLLLED, from the coding sequence ATGACTAATGTAAGCAAATTTAATGAACACGCCGAGCTCTTAAAGGCTTTAGCCCACCCCACCAGACTCTGTATTGTTGACGGCTTAATGGGTGGCGAATGTAATGTCACGCATATGCAAGCTTGCTTGGAAATTCCCCAGTCCACAGTATCCCAGCATTTAGCCATCTTGCGTAGTAAAGGGATTATCGAGGGGCGGCGGCAGGGCACGGAAGTTGTTTACACGGTGGTTAATGAAAAGGCTAAAAAAATTGTCTCCTTATTATTAGAAGACTAG